A part of Periophthalmus magnuspinnatus isolate fPerMag1 chromosome 14, fPerMag1.2.pri, whole genome shotgun sequence genomic DNA contains:
- the LOC117380959 gene encoding carbohydrate-responsive element-binding protein-like isoform X1 translates to MASKVAPLDSSDSDCEERDRGGLRGPWSGPSSACWPGSQVIHSGHFMVSSPHRDSAVSRRRSTESYDFDTVKGRWCQTYHYGPLSAASLNIDPTLTRLFECMSLAYSGKIVSPKWKSFKGLRLLWRDKIRLNNAIWRAWFIQYVEKRKNPVCGFVSPLEGSEADAHRKPEAIVLEGSYWKRRIEVVIKEYHKWRIYYKKRLQKKKNDILSMFQEGQICQGKLDKWSYPMYQEPEAVPAQAHMFDLDCLLSDISDTLFTMTQKPCPWTNDRHSTYTNNADMIQPGLTPLQPNLDDFMDIPDIFMNYRSQSSEQTSFTDCGYFESSSSAAFAPAPSPVVTTPQLLIDTQLPQPSLSSDSIPQPSSSNSRPEQTRSSQDCSEYPTSSIVSGAMPYVLQTYPDPSVSVALTTAIQEPATTTMPFLYPVSCHKFGYYSPSSVTSTVITHTGSSMGSPGLVPQPHAYSHTGDAYAQSACHSLGYPAGASDPLHAALPSSVTTQHCFSVPELAAVTGSRGKHKQKTGGASTVALPPSAGPLSTGTTPTSCLAKLLSSGNRERKPSLGFDSTVSNKGQRTSPPSSTLQHEGTWHTGIPVLTPLHSQSATLGQSIARAGTSRGSAMPTLLTHSTTHTSTTLLIPKTEKLSPVHFYGTDQTCLTDQTSPPNPLDKIPNPESPQSAFPGPGKLDSSKHTESRRITHISAEQKRRFNIRLGFDTLHNLVATLSSQPSIKISKATTLQKTAEYISKMQQERVQLHEEAQRLREEIQQLNSAINSCQQQLPATGVPITRQRFDHMRQKFREYVQAQTLQNWKFWIFSIIIEPLFESYNGMVSTASVEDLCRSTLSWLDQHCSLPALRPMVLSSLRLLSTTTAILTDPSLLPEQATLAVTQGTPAAALDHSLQPATRENLHPM, encoded by the exons ATGGCGAGTAAAGTTGCTCCTCTGGACTCTTCGGATTCGGACTGTGAGGAGCGGGACAGAGGAGGGCTCCGGGGGCCGTGGAGCGGGCCTTCCAGCGCGTGTTGGCCGGGCTCCCAGGTCATCCACAGCGGACACTTCATGGTGTCTTCGCCGCACAGAGACTCGGCTGTGAGCAGACGCAGGAGCACGGAGAGTTACGATTTCGACACAGTGAAAGGAAGATGGTGCCAGACGTATCACTACGGGCCCCTCAGCGCCGCCAGTCTCAACATTGACCCCACTCTCACGCGGCTGTTCGAGTGCATGTCCCTGGCCTACAG TGGGAAGATTGTGTCTCCGAAGTGGAAGTCCTTTAAAGGCTTACGGTTGCTGTGGAGGGACAAGATTCGTCTGAACAATGCAATTTGGCGAGCCTGGTTTATTCAGT ATGTGGAGAAAAGGAAGAACCCAGTGTGCGGCTTTGTCAGTCCATTGGAGGGATCAGAGGCAGACGCACATCGAAAACCTGAA GCAATTGTCCTGGAGGGAAGCTACTGGAAGCGCCGCATCGAGGTGGTGATTAAAGAGTACCACAAGTGGAGGATTTACTATAAGAAGAGG CTTCAGAAAAAGAAGAACGATATCCTCTCAATGTTCCAAGAG GGTCAGATCTGCCAGGGCAAACTGGACAAATGGAGCTATCCCATGTACCAGGAGCCTGAGGCGGTCCCAGCCCAGGCCCACATGTTCGACCTGGACTGTCTCCTTTCTGACATCTCTGATACCCTCTTCACCATGACGCAGAAGCCCTGTCCTTGGACCAATGACCGACACAGCA CTTACACAAATAATGCTGATATGATCCAACCCGGACTAACCCCTCTGCAACcgaatttggatgattttatgGACATACCAG ACATCTTTATGAACTACCGGAGCCAGTCCTCTGAACAGACAAGTTTTACAGACTGTGGCTATTTTGAGAGCTCGTCCAGCGCAGCCTTTGCTCCGGCTCCGTCTCCCGTGGTAACAACTCCTCAGCTGCTTATTGACACGCAGCTGCCTCAG CCCAGTCTTTCATCTGACAGCATACCGCAACCTTCTTCCTCCAACTCTCGCCCTGAGCAGACCAGGTCAAGCCAGGATTGTAGCGAATATCCAACGTCTAGTATTGTGTCAGGAGCTATGCCCTATGTGCTACAGACCTACCCTGATCCATCTGTTTCTGTAGCACTGACCACCGCCATACAAGAacccgctactactactatgcccTTCCTTTATCCCGTGTCATGTCACAAGTTTGGCTACTATTCCCCTAGCAGCGTAACCTCTACTGTCATCACCCACACTGGATCTTCAATGGGGTCTCCAGGTTTGGTGCCCCAGCCTCATGCTTATTCACACACAGGGGATGCATATGCCCAAAGTGCCTGCCACTCTCTGGGTTATCCAGCTGGCgcgtctgaccctctccacgCTGCGCTGCCCTCTTCTGTCACTACGCAGCACTGCTTCTCCGTGCCCGAGCTGGCGGCTGTCACGGGGAGCAGGGGCAAGCATAAGCAGAAGACAGGAGGAGCGAGTACTGTGGCTCTACCTCCCTCTGCCGGACCCCTGTCTACTGGGACTACTCCAACAAGCTGCCTGGCAAAACTGTTGTCCTCTGGCAACCGAGAAC gGAAACCATCTCTAGGATTTGACTCCACAGTGTCAAACAAAGGTCAGAGGACATCACCTCCCAGCTCAACA ctaCAGCATGAAGGAACCTGGCACACAGGGATCCCAGTGCTGACCCCTCTCCACAGCCAGAGTGCTACTTTAGGCCAGAGCATTGCACGCGCCGGGACCTCCCGAGGGTCCGCAATGCCCACCCTCCTCACCCACAGCACCACCCACACCAGCACCACCCTGCTCATCCCCAAGACCGAGAAACTGTCCCCTGTGCACTTCTATGGGACTGACCAGACCTGCCTcacag ATCAGACATCACCACCAAATCCTTTAGACAAAATCCCAAACCCTGAATCTCCACAGTCTGCATTCCCAGGGCCTGGAAAACTGGATTCAAGTAAG CACACGGAGAGCAGACGGATCACCCACATCTCTGCCGAACAGAAGAGGCGTTTCAACATCCGACTGGGATTTGACACTTTACATAACCTCGTGGCCACCCTCAGCTCTCAGCCAAGCATTAAG ATCAGCAAAGCCACCACCCTCCAGAAGACTGCAGAGTACATCAGTAAGATGCAGCAGGAGCGAGTCCAGCTGCACGAGGAGGCCCAGCGACTCAGAGAGGAAATACAACAGCTCAACTCAGCCATCAA TTCTTGCCAGCAGCAGCTCCCTGCCACCGGAGTGCCCATCACACGACAGCGCTTTGACCACATGAGGCAGAAGTTCAGAGAGTATGTGCAGGCACAGACTCTGCAAAACTGGAAGTTCTGGATA TTCAGCATCATTATCGAGCCTCTCTTTGAGTCCTACAATGGCATGGTCTCCACTGCCAGTGTTGAAGATCTGTGTCGCTCCACTCTGTCCTGGTTGGATCAGCACTGTTCTCTGCCTGCCCTTAGACCCA tggtTCTAAGTTCTCTTCGTCTCTTGAGCACAACTACAGCTATCCTAACAGACCCCAGCCTCCTCCCTGAGCAGGCCACCCTTGCGGTCACACAGGGGACTCCTGCAGCAGCCCTGGACCACTCCTTACAACCTGCCACACGGGAGAACCTACACCCCATGTAA
- the LOC117380959 gene encoding carbohydrate-responsive element-binding protein-like isoform X3, producing the protein MVSSPHRDSAVSRRRSTESYDFDTVKGRWCQTYHYGPLSAASLNIDPTLTRLFECMSLAYSGKIVSPKWKSFKGLRLLWRDKIRLNNAIWRAWFIQYVEKRKNPVCGFVSPLEGSEADAHRKPEAIVLEGSYWKRRIEVVIKEYHKWRIYYKKRLQKKKNDILSMFQEQGQICQGKLDKWSYPMYQEPEAVPAQAHMFDLDCLLSDISDTLFTMTQKPCPWTNDRHSTYTNNADMIQPGLTPLQPNLDDFMDIPDIFMNYRSQSSEQTSFTDCGYFESSSSAAFAPAPSPVVTTPQLLIDTQLPQPSLSSDSIPQPSSSNSRPEQTRSSQDCSEYPTSSIVSGAMPYVLQTYPDPSVSVALTTAIQEPATTTMPFLYPVSCHKFGYYSPSSVTSTVITHTGSSMGSPGLVPQPHAYSHTGDAYAQSACHSLGYPAGASDPLHAALPSSVTTQHCFSVPELAAVTGSRGKHKQKTGGASTVALPPSAGPLSTGTTPTSCLAKLLSSGNRERKPSLGFDSTVSNKGQRTSPPSSTLQHEGTWHTGIPVLTPLHSQSATLGQSIARAGTSRGSAMPTLLTHSTTHTSTTLLIPKTEKLSPVHFYGTDQTCLTDQTSPPNPLDKIPNPESPQSAFPGPGKLDSSKHTESRRITHISAEQKRRFNIRLGFDTLHNLVATLSSQPSIKISKATTLQKTAEYISKMQQERVQLHEEAQRLREEIQQLNSAINSCQQQLPATGVPITRQRFDHMRQKFREYVQAQTLQNWKFWIHHYRASL; encoded by the exons ATGGTGTCTTCGCCGCACAGAGACTCGGCTGTGAGCAGACGCAGGAGCACGGAGAGTTACGATTTCGACACAGTGAAAGGAAGATGGTGCCAGACGTATCACTACGGGCCCCTCAGCGCCGCCAGTCTCAACATTGACCCCACTCTCACGCGGCTGTTCGAGTGCATGTCCCTGGCCTACAG TGGGAAGATTGTGTCTCCGAAGTGGAAGTCCTTTAAAGGCTTACGGTTGCTGTGGAGGGACAAGATTCGTCTGAACAATGCAATTTGGCGAGCCTGGTTTATTCAGT ATGTGGAGAAAAGGAAGAACCCAGTGTGCGGCTTTGTCAGTCCATTGGAGGGATCAGAGGCAGACGCACATCGAAAACCTGAA GCAATTGTCCTGGAGGGAAGCTACTGGAAGCGCCGCATCGAGGTGGTGATTAAAGAGTACCACAAGTGGAGGATTTACTATAAGAAGAGG CTTCAGAAAAAGAAGAACGATATCCTCTCAATGTTCCAAGAG CAGGGTCAGATCTGCCAGGGCAAACTGGACAAATGGAGCTATCCCATGTACCAGGAGCCTGAGGCGGTCCCAGCCCAGGCCCACATGTTCGACCTGGACTGTCTCCTTTCTGACATCTCTGATACCCTCTTCACCATGACGCAGAAGCCCTGTCCTTGGACCAATGACCGACACAGCA CTTACACAAATAATGCTGATATGATCCAACCCGGACTAACCCCTCTGCAACcgaatttggatgattttatgGACATACCAG ACATCTTTATGAACTACCGGAGCCAGTCCTCTGAACAGACAAGTTTTACAGACTGTGGCTATTTTGAGAGCTCGTCCAGCGCAGCCTTTGCTCCGGCTCCGTCTCCCGTGGTAACAACTCCTCAGCTGCTTATTGACACGCAGCTGCCTCAG CCCAGTCTTTCATCTGACAGCATACCGCAACCTTCTTCCTCCAACTCTCGCCCTGAGCAGACCAGGTCAAGCCAGGATTGTAGCGAATATCCAACGTCTAGTATTGTGTCAGGAGCTATGCCCTATGTGCTACAGACCTACCCTGATCCATCTGTTTCTGTAGCACTGACCACCGCCATACAAGAacccgctactactactatgcccTTCCTTTATCCCGTGTCATGTCACAAGTTTGGCTACTATTCCCCTAGCAGCGTAACCTCTACTGTCATCACCCACACTGGATCTTCAATGGGGTCTCCAGGTTTGGTGCCCCAGCCTCATGCTTATTCACACACAGGGGATGCATATGCCCAAAGTGCCTGCCACTCTCTGGGTTATCCAGCTGGCgcgtctgaccctctccacgCTGCGCTGCCCTCTTCTGTCACTACGCAGCACTGCTTCTCCGTGCCCGAGCTGGCGGCTGTCACGGGGAGCAGGGGCAAGCATAAGCAGAAGACAGGAGGAGCGAGTACTGTGGCTCTACCTCCCTCTGCCGGACCCCTGTCTACTGGGACTACTCCAACAAGCTGCCTGGCAAAACTGTTGTCCTCTGGCAACCGAGAAC gGAAACCATCTCTAGGATTTGACTCCACAGTGTCAAACAAAGGTCAGAGGACATCACCTCCCAGCTCAACA ctaCAGCATGAAGGAACCTGGCACACAGGGATCCCAGTGCTGACCCCTCTCCACAGCCAGAGTGCTACTTTAGGCCAGAGCATTGCACGCGCCGGGACCTCCCGAGGGTCCGCAATGCCCACCCTCCTCACCCACAGCACCACCCACACCAGCACCACCCTGCTCATCCCCAAGACCGAGAAACTGTCCCCTGTGCACTTCTATGGGACTGACCAGACCTGCCTcacag ATCAGACATCACCACCAAATCCTTTAGACAAAATCCCAAACCCTGAATCTCCACAGTCTGCATTCCCAGGGCCTGGAAAACTGGATTCAAGTAAG CACACGGAGAGCAGACGGATCACCCACATCTCTGCCGAACAGAAGAGGCGTTTCAACATCCGACTGGGATTTGACACTTTACATAACCTCGTGGCCACCCTCAGCTCTCAGCCAAGCATTAAG ATCAGCAAAGCCACCACCCTCCAGAAGACTGCAGAGTACATCAGTAAGATGCAGCAGGAGCGAGTCCAGCTGCACGAGGAGGCCCAGCGACTCAGAGAGGAAATACAACAGCTCAACTCAGCCATCAA TTCTTGCCAGCAGCAGCTCCCTGCCACCGGAGTGCCCATCACACGACAGCGCTTTGACCACATGAGGCAGAAGTTCAGAGAGTATGTGCAGGCACAGACTCTGCAAAACTGGAAGTTCTGGATA CATCATTATCGAGCCTCTCTTTGA
- the LOC117380959 gene encoding carbohydrate-responsive element-binding protein-like isoform X2: protein MVSSPHRDSAVSRRRSTESYDFDTVKGRWCQTYHYGPLSAASLNIDPTLTRLFECMSLAYSGKIVSPKWKSFKGLRLLWRDKIRLNNAIWRAWFIQYVEKRKNPVCGFVSPLEGSEADAHRKPEAIVLEGSYWKRRIEVVIKEYHKWRIYYKKRLQKKKNDILSMFQEQGQICQGKLDKWSYPMYQEPEAVPAQAHMFDLDCLLSDISDTLFTMTQKPCPWTNDRHSTYTNNADMIQPGLTPLQPNLDDFMDIPDIFMNYRSQSSEQTSFTDCGYFESSSSAAFAPAPSPVVTTPQLLIDTQLPQPSLSSDSIPQPSSSNSRPEQTRSSQDCSEYPTSSIVSGAMPYVLQTYPDPSVSVALTTAIQEPATTTMPFLYPVSCHKFGYYSPSSVTSTVITHTGSSMGSPGLVPQPHAYSHTGDAYAQSACHSLGYPAGASDPLHAALPSSVTTQHCFSVPELAAVTGSRGKHKQKTGGASTVALPPSAGPLSTGTTPTSCLAKLLSSGNRERKPSLGFDSTVSNKGQRTSPPSSTLQHEGTWHTGIPVLTPLHSQSATLGQSIARAGTSRGSAMPTLLTHSTTHTSTTLLIPKTEKLSPVHFYGTDQTCLTDQTSPPNPLDKIPNPESPQSAFPGPGKLDSSKHTESRRITHISAEQKRRFNIRLGFDTLHNLVATLSSQPSIKISKATTLQKTAEYISKMQQERVQLHEEAQRLREEIQQLNSAINSCQQQLPATGVPITRQRFDHMRQKFREYVQAQTLQNWKFWIFSIIIEPLFESYNGMVSTASVEDLCRSTLSWLDQHCSLPALRPMVLSSLRLLSTTTAILTDPSLLPEQATLAVTQGTPAAALDHSLQPATRENLHPM, encoded by the exons ATGGTGTCTTCGCCGCACAGAGACTCGGCTGTGAGCAGACGCAGGAGCACGGAGAGTTACGATTTCGACACAGTGAAAGGAAGATGGTGCCAGACGTATCACTACGGGCCCCTCAGCGCCGCCAGTCTCAACATTGACCCCACTCTCACGCGGCTGTTCGAGTGCATGTCCCTGGCCTACAG TGGGAAGATTGTGTCTCCGAAGTGGAAGTCCTTTAAAGGCTTACGGTTGCTGTGGAGGGACAAGATTCGTCTGAACAATGCAATTTGGCGAGCCTGGTTTATTCAGT ATGTGGAGAAAAGGAAGAACCCAGTGTGCGGCTTTGTCAGTCCATTGGAGGGATCAGAGGCAGACGCACATCGAAAACCTGAA GCAATTGTCCTGGAGGGAAGCTACTGGAAGCGCCGCATCGAGGTGGTGATTAAAGAGTACCACAAGTGGAGGATTTACTATAAGAAGAGG CTTCAGAAAAAGAAGAACGATATCCTCTCAATGTTCCAAGAG CAGGGTCAGATCTGCCAGGGCAAACTGGACAAATGGAGCTATCCCATGTACCAGGAGCCTGAGGCGGTCCCAGCCCAGGCCCACATGTTCGACCTGGACTGTCTCCTTTCTGACATCTCTGATACCCTCTTCACCATGACGCAGAAGCCCTGTCCTTGGACCAATGACCGACACAGCA CTTACACAAATAATGCTGATATGATCCAACCCGGACTAACCCCTCTGCAACcgaatttggatgattttatgGACATACCAG ACATCTTTATGAACTACCGGAGCCAGTCCTCTGAACAGACAAGTTTTACAGACTGTGGCTATTTTGAGAGCTCGTCCAGCGCAGCCTTTGCTCCGGCTCCGTCTCCCGTGGTAACAACTCCTCAGCTGCTTATTGACACGCAGCTGCCTCAG CCCAGTCTTTCATCTGACAGCATACCGCAACCTTCTTCCTCCAACTCTCGCCCTGAGCAGACCAGGTCAAGCCAGGATTGTAGCGAATATCCAACGTCTAGTATTGTGTCAGGAGCTATGCCCTATGTGCTACAGACCTACCCTGATCCATCTGTTTCTGTAGCACTGACCACCGCCATACAAGAacccgctactactactatgcccTTCCTTTATCCCGTGTCATGTCACAAGTTTGGCTACTATTCCCCTAGCAGCGTAACCTCTACTGTCATCACCCACACTGGATCTTCAATGGGGTCTCCAGGTTTGGTGCCCCAGCCTCATGCTTATTCACACACAGGGGATGCATATGCCCAAAGTGCCTGCCACTCTCTGGGTTATCCAGCTGGCgcgtctgaccctctccacgCTGCGCTGCCCTCTTCTGTCACTACGCAGCACTGCTTCTCCGTGCCCGAGCTGGCGGCTGTCACGGGGAGCAGGGGCAAGCATAAGCAGAAGACAGGAGGAGCGAGTACTGTGGCTCTACCTCCCTCTGCCGGACCCCTGTCTACTGGGACTACTCCAACAAGCTGCCTGGCAAAACTGTTGTCCTCTGGCAACCGAGAAC gGAAACCATCTCTAGGATTTGACTCCACAGTGTCAAACAAAGGTCAGAGGACATCACCTCCCAGCTCAACA ctaCAGCATGAAGGAACCTGGCACACAGGGATCCCAGTGCTGACCCCTCTCCACAGCCAGAGTGCTACTTTAGGCCAGAGCATTGCACGCGCCGGGACCTCCCGAGGGTCCGCAATGCCCACCCTCCTCACCCACAGCACCACCCACACCAGCACCACCCTGCTCATCCCCAAGACCGAGAAACTGTCCCCTGTGCACTTCTATGGGACTGACCAGACCTGCCTcacag ATCAGACATCACCACCAAATCCTTTAGACAAAATCCCAAACCCTGAATCTCCACAGTCTGCATTCCCAGGGCCTGGAAAACTGGATTCAAGTAAG CACACGGAGAGCAGACGGATCACCCACATCTCTGCCGAACAGAAGAGGCGTTTCAACATCCGACTGGGATTTGACACTTTACATAACCTCGTGGCCACCCTCAGCTCTCAGCCAAGCATTAAG ATCAGCAAAGCCACCACCCTCCAGAAGACTGCAGAGTACATCAGTAAGATGCAGCAGGAGCGAGTCCAGCTGCACGAGGAGGCCCAGCGACTCAGAGAGGAAATACAACAGCTCAACTCAGCCATCAA TTCTTGCCAGCAGCAGCTCCCTGCCACCGGAGTGCCCATCACACGACAGCGCTTTGACCACATGAGGCAGAAGTTCAGAGAGTATGTGCAGGCACAGACTCTGCAAAACTGGAAGTTCTGGATA TTCAGCATCATTATCGAGCCTCTCTTTGAGTCCTACAATGGCATGGTCTCCACTGCCAGTGTTGAAGATCTGTGTCGCTCCACTCTGTCCTGGTTGGATCAGCACTGTTCTCTGCCTGCCCTTAGACCCA tggtTCTAAGTTCTCTTCGTCTCTTGAGCACAACTACAGCTATCCTAACAGACCCCAGCCTCCTCCCTGAGCAGGCCACCCTTGCGGTCACACAGGGGACTCCTGCAGCAGCCCTGGACCACTCCTTACAACCTGCCACACGGGAGAACCTACACCCCATGTAA